A window of Mytilus edulis chromosome 10, xbMytEdul2.2, whole genome shotgun sequence contains these coding sequences:
- the LOC139491868 gene encoding protein GDAP2 homolog gives MEDVDPLGTRPTVVQIEDLTRWNLTALLETRENDNNSEDFHPFPWRNDLNAKIILWCGDVTTLDVHAIVHSTNEKLNDKSIETETLYAKAGQEIVDEIRNNVRVCKTGEAKLTKGHKLLARYVLHTVGPRYNVKYITAAESALYSCYRNVMQLVRENSIKSVALYPIHSTKRSYPVKEGAHLAIRTIRRFLEKYGDDIETIIFCCNEESIDAYLKILPLYFPRNETEEKIAVTELPLDIGNEDGEPVIPERQIRIMDKPTLAAMRKSSLEGFEETVDLNKEFATSTIVEVGRHPFAKMEENPDTHKKTHMYGKTTDEQKEKDNKRRYERYLKRAKTEDLTDIAALKCLYRTGTDKFGRPVIVFVGKLFPVNTVDLDKAFLYLIRVLEPIAEKDYVVVYFHTQSTAENHPTMNYLKNAYCVLDEKYKKNLKAFYVVHPTWWSKLTTWYFTTFTASDLKNKVYNLKGVQYLYGTISPDQLDVPSFVINYDTEINGFRYYVPPEQEEATGL, from the exons ATGGAAGATGTAGATCCTTTAGGAACACGACCAACAGTTGTGCAAATAGAAGATCTCACTCGATGGAACCTTACAGCTTTGTTAGAAACAAGAGAAAATGATAATAACTCTGAAGACTTTCATCCATTTCCATGGAGGAATGACTTAAATGCTAAAATTATTCTATG gTGTGGTGATGTAACAACATTAGATGTACATGCTATTGTCCACTCTACAAATGAGAAACTGAATGATAAAAGTATAGAAACAGAGACATTGTATGCCAAGGCTGGACAGGAGATTGTAGATGAGATTAGAAATAATGTGAGAG tatGTAAAACAGGAGAAGCCAAGTTAACAAAAGGCCATAAACTTCTTGCCCGATATGTCTTACACACTGTTGGACCTCGTTATAATGTCAAATATATCACTGCTGCTGAGAGCGCCCTCTATAGTTGTTACAGAAATGTCATGCAATTAGTCAG agagAACTCTATAAAGTCTGTAGCGCTGTACCCAATACATTCAACGAAAAGAAGTTACCCTGTTAAAGAAGGAGCACATCTAGCTATTA GAACGATAAGAAGATTCTTAGAGAAATATGGAGATGACATAGAGACAATTATATTTTGTTGTAATGAAGAATCAATT GATGcctatttgaaaattttaccctTGTATTTCCCTCGAAATGAAACTGAGGAAAAAATAGCAGTAACAGAATTGCCTCTGGATATAGGGAATGAGGATGGAGAACCAGTTATACCAGAGAGACAGATAAGAATTATGGATAAACCTACACTGGCAGCCATGA GGAAAAGCTCTCTAGAAGGGTTTGAAGAAACAGTagatttaaataaagaatttgcAACTTCTACTATTGTTGAGGTTGGTAGGCATCCATTTGCTAAGATGGAAGAAAATCCTGACACTCATAAAAAGACACATATGTATGGTAAAACAACAGATGAACAGAAGGAAAAGGACAATAAACGGAg ATATGAGAGGTACCTAAAGCGAGCCAAGACTGAAGATTTAACAGACATTGCCGCATTAAAGTGTTTATACAGGACTGGTACCGATAAGTTTGGGAGACCAGTCATAGTTTTTGTTGGAAAATTATTTCCAGTTAATACTGTAGACTTAGACAAG GCATTCCTCTATTTGATACGAGTGTTAGAGCCGATTGCTGAAAAAGAttatgttgttgtttattttcaCACTCAGTCTACGGCAGAAAATCATCCAACCATGAATTATCTCAAAAATGCATATTGTGTACTAGATGAGAA ATATAAAAAGAATTTGAAGGCTTTTTACGTAGTTCATCCAACATGGTGGTCAAAG TTGACAACATGGTATTTCACAACTTTCACAGCGTCAGATCTCAAAAACAAAGTATACAACCTGAAAGGTGTTCAGTATTTGTATGGTACCATTTCTCCTGATCAACTTGATGTACCATCGTTTGTTATAAACTATGACACTGAG ATTAATGGATTTAGATATTATGTTCCGCCAGAACAAGAAGAGGCCACTGGACTGTAA